A window of Nicotiana tabacum cultivar K326 chromosome 24, ASM71507v2, whole genome shotgun sequence contains these coding sequences:
- the LOC107767286 gene encoding RNA-binding motif protein 25 isoform X2: protein MMMLMVNMWKDCLKICYHVINCVIDDETLGVSSQCIQTSQIILGNLDILSRFLCKWMHKTSVCIYAGIPRYASPYTPMMRPMFPPRPPGAIGIIPPLMRPPVPIIRPPIIPPVARPAAIPSIAQTEEPQTTVYVGKISSTAENEFMLSLLQLCGPVRSWKRAQDPTNGSLKGFGFCEFESAEGVLRALRLLNKLNIDGQELMLNVNQATRDYLEHYVEKKVVETLKKPKESETEGAEKEESASGGEKNESAKTSIEPPESTTEESKKDGGEKGNFDAANFGLVNDEDRQADKEAVEKLKDMLEERLKNKPLPPPPPPPQTAKDGSDNSNTENPKDGEADRDTAKIEDKNDDELISQSKTSSEHDKADISSPDHRRHDRRSRDRERDLKREKERELERYEREREQERAKREKERDYKIREDERRYKVREKEWESKEREREYWRKKEREREKERAQERKWDINEQERESEDGYRKRKHRTSDEERKRRQREKEDDLADRLKEEEEIAEAKRREDEEQQKKEQEEALKILSGHLANGREKAVSYEESNLESQDKNIETAHDNLSQGEGVVQNGTDEESVLAATASSDMKHNSNAPAKRLGFGLLGSGKRAAVPSVFNADEDEDTQKEKKMRPLVPIDYSIDERHMVQPSISESPPAVGADLAKRFSNVNPKEERPDGEKDRHRRTHDRSSQRDRDKLDEDTKRTRDESRNLDHDRVREPRPDKVKTPDNQKLLDAKQLIDMIPKTKDELFSYEINWTIYDKNALHERMRPWISKKITDFLGEEEPTLVDYIVSSTQEHVKATEMLERLQSILDEEAEMFVLKMWRMLIFEIKKVETGLALRPKS from the exons ATGATGTTAATGGTTAACATGTGGAAAGATTGTCTAAAAATATGTTATCATGTTATCAATTGCGTTATTGATGATGAGACGCTGGGAGTCTCATCTCAATGTATTCAAACCTCGCAAATCATTCTTGggaatttggacattttgagcaGATTTCTTTGCAAGTGGATGCATAAG ACTTCTGTTTGCATTTATGCAGGAATTCCGCGTTATGCATCACCATACACTCCAATGATGAGACCAATGTTTCCTCCACGTCCACCAGGTGCAATTGGCATCATTCCTCCCTTGATGCGCCCTCCAGTCCCTATAATACGTCCTCCAATTATTCCGCCTGTTGCTAGGCCAGCTGCCATCCCAAGCATTGCTCAAACAGAGGAACCACAAACAACAGTTTATGTTGGCAAGATATCGTCCACTGCAGAAAATGAGTTTATGCTTTCTCTTTTGCAG CTCTGCGGGCCTGTTAGGAGTTGGAAGCGCGCTCAAGATCCGACAAATGGATCTCTGAAAGGTTTTGGGTTTTGTGAGTTTGAGTCTGCTGAAGGGGTTCTCCGTGCATTGAGATTGCTCAACAAATTAAACATTGACGGGCAGGAGCTGATG TTAAATGTCAATCAAGCAACTCGTGATTACCTTGAACATTATGTTGAGAAGAAAGTAGTAGAAACCTTAAAGAAGCCCAAAGAATCTGAAACTGAAGGCGCCGAGAAAGAAGAAAGTGCATCAGGTGGGGAAAAGAATGAAAGTGCAAAGACTTCTATAGAACCTCCTGAGTCCACTACAGAAGAATCAAAGAAAGATGGTGGTGAGAAAGGGAATTTTGATGCTGCTAATTTCGGTCTGGTCAATGATGAAGATAGGCAAGCTGACAAGGAGGCTGTGGAGAAGCTCAAGGATATGCTAGAGGAAAGGCTGAAGAATAAACCATTAccacctccacctccacctccacAAACAGCTAAAGATGGTTCTGATAACTCAAATACGGAAAACCCCAAAGATGGGGAAGCAGATAGAGATACCGCAAAAATTG AAGACAAAAATGATGATGAATTGATCAGTCAAAGTAAAACATCAAGTGAGCATGACAAGGCTGATATTAGCTCACCTGACCATCGTAGGCATGATAGGAGAAGTAGGGATCGAGAGAGGGATTTGAAGAGGGAAAAGGAAAGGGAACTCGAAAGGTATGAGAGAGAACGTGAACAAGAACGAGCCAAGAGAGAGAAGGAGAGAGATTACAAGATCCGCGAAGATGAGCGAAGGTACAAGGTCCGTGAAAAGGAGTGGGAATCTAAAGAAAGGGAGAGGGAATATTGGcggaaaaaagagagagaaagggaGAAAGAAAGGGCTCAAGAGCGCAAATGGGATATAAATGAGCAAGAACGTGAAAGTGAAGATGGTTATAGGAAAAGGAAACACAGGACTAGTGACGAGGAGAGGAAACGACGGCAGAGGGAGAAGGAAGATGACTTGGCCGATAGgcttaaagaagaagaagagattgcTGAGGCTAAGAGAAGAGAAGATGAGGAACAGCAGAAAAAAGAGCAGGAGGAGGCATTGAAAATCCTTTCCGGTCATCTGGCTAATGGACGCGAGAAAGCTGTTTCCTATGAGGAGAGCAACCTTGAAAGCCAAGATAAGAATATTGAGACAGCTCATGATAATTTAAGTCAGG GTGAAGGAGTTGTGCAAAATGGGACTGATGAAGAATCCGTATTGGCAGCTACTGCTTCATCAGATATGAAGCATAATAGCAATGCCCCAGCGAAAAGATTGGGATTTGGCCTCCTAGGGTCGGGGAAAAGAGCTGCTGTCCCTTCTGTTTTCAACGCAGATGAGGATGAGGatactcaaaaagaaaagaagatgagGCCATTGGTTCCAATTGACTACTCCATTGATGAGCGACATATGGTCCAACCTTCTATCTCTGAATCACCACCGGCTGTGGGTGCAGATCTTGCTAAGAGATTTTCAAATGTCAATCCTAAAGAAGAGAGGCCTGATGGAGAGAAGGACAGACACAGAAGAACTCATGACAGGTCCAGCCAGAGGGATCGGGACAAGCTTGATGAAGATACTAAACGAACCAGGGATGAGAGCAGAAACCTTGATCATGATAGAGTTCGGGAACCTAGGCCTGATAAGGTTAAGACGCCTGATAATCAGAAGCTTTTAGATGCAAAACAATTGATTGACATGATTCCAAAGACCAAAGACGAGTTGTTCTCATATGAGATAAACTGGACTATTTATGACAAG
- the LOC107767286 gene encoding RNA-binding motif protein 25 isoform X4: MMMLMVNMWKDCLKICYHVINCVIDDETLGVSSQCIQTSQIILGNLDILSRFLCKWMHKVSPIRMLVIYEMDVILILQVICSAGECCHAYGAIIMLVMFGIPRYASPYTPMMRPMFPPRPPGAIGIIPPLMRPPVPIIRPPIIPPVARPAAIPSIAQTEEPQTTVYVGKISSTAENEFMLSLLQLCGPVRSWKRAQDPTNGSLKGFGFCEFESAEGVLRALRLLNKLNIDGQELMLNVNQATRDYLEHYVEKKVVETLKKPKESETEGAEKEESASGGEKNESAKTSIEPPESTTEESKKDGGEKGNFDAANFGLVNDEDRQADKEAVEKLKDMLEERLKNKPLPPPPPPPQTAKDGSDNSNTENPKDGEADRDTAKIEDKNDDELISQSKTSSEHDKADISSPDHRRHDRRSRDRERDLKREKERELERYEREREQERAKREKERDYKIREDERRYKVREKEWESKEREREYWRKKEREREKERAQERKWDINEQERESEDGYRKRKHRTSDEERKRRQREKEDDLADRLKEEEEIAEAKRREDEEQQKKEQEEALKILSGHLANGREKAVSYEESNLESQDKNIETAHDNLSQGEGVVQNGTDEESVLAATASSDMKHNSNAPAKRLGFGLLGSGKRAAVPSVFNADEDEDTQKEKKMRPLVPIDYSIDERHMVQPSISESPPAVGADLAKRFSNVNPKEERPDGEKDRHRRTHDRSSQRDRDKLDEDTKRTRDESRNLDHDRVREPRPDKVKTPDNQKLLDAKQLIDMIPKTKDELFSYEINWTIYDKNALHERMRPWISKKITDFLGEEEPTLVDYIVSSTQEHVKATEMLERLQSILDEEAEMFVLKMWRMLIFEIKKVETGLALRPKS; this comes from the exons ATGATGTTAATGGTTAACATGTGGAAAGATTGTCTAAAAATATGTTATCATGTTATCAATTGCGTTATTGATGATGAGACGCTGGGAGTCTCATCTCAATGTATTCAAACCTCGCAAATCATTCTTGggaatttggacattttgagcaGATTTCTTTGCAAGTGGATGCATAAGGTAAGCCCTATTCGTATGTTAGTGATTTATGAAATGGATGTTATCTTGATCCTTCAGGTTATCTGTTCAGCTGGTGAGTGTTGTCATGCTTATGGTGCCATCATAATGCTTGTAATGTTTG GAATTCCGCGTTATGCATCACCATACACTCCAATGATGAGACCAATGTTTCCTCCACGTCCACCAGGTGCAATTGGCATCATTCCTCCCTTGATGCGCCCTCCAGTCCCTATAATACGTCCTCCAATTATTCCGCCTGTTGCTAGGCCAGCTGCCATCCCAAGCATTGCTCAAACAGAGGAACCACAAACAACAGTTTATGTTGGCAAGATATCGTCCACTGCAGAAAATGAGTTTATGCTTTCTCTTTTGCAG CTCTGCGGGCCTGTTAGGAGTTGGAAGCGCGCTCAAGATCCGACAAATGGATCTCTGAAAGGTTTTGGGTTTTGTGAGTTTGAGTCTGCTGAAGGGGTTCTCCGTGCATTGAGATTGCTCAACAAATTAAACATTGACGGGCAGGAGCTGATG TTAAATGTCAATCAAGCAACTCGTGATTACCTTGAACATTATGTTGAGAAGAAAGTAGTAGAAACCTTAAAGAAGCCCAAAGAATCTGAAACTGAAGGCGCCGAGAAAGAAGAAAGTGCATCAGGTGGGGAAAAGAATGAAAGTGCAAAGACTTCTATAGAACCTCCTGAGTCCACTACAGAAGAATCAAAGAAAGATGGTGGTGAGAAAGGGAATTTTGATGCTGCTAATTTCGGTCTGGTCAATGATGAAGATAGGCAAGCTGACAAGGAGGCTGTGGAGAAGCTCAAGGATATGCTAGAGGAAAGGCTGAAGAATAAACCATTAccacctccacctccacctccacAAACAGCTAAAGATGGTTCTGATAACTCAAATACGGAAAACCCCAAAGATGGGGAAGCAGATAGAGATACCGCAAAAATTG AAGACAAAAATGATGATGAATTGATCAGTCAAAGTAAAACATCAAGTGAGCATGACAAGGCTGATATTAGCTCACCTGACCATCGTAGGCATGATAGGAGAAGTAGGGATCGAGAGAGGGATTTGAAGAGGGAAAAGGAAAGGGAACTCGAAAGGTATGAGAGAGAACGTGAACAAGAACGAGCCAAGAGAGAGAAGGAGAGAGATTACAAGATCCGCGAAGATGAGCGAAGGTACAAGGTCCGTGAAAAGGAGTGGGAATCTAAAGAAAGGGAGAGGGAATATTGGcggaaaaaagagagagaaagggaGAAAGAAAGGGCTCAAGAGCGCAAATGGGATATAAATGAGCAAGAACGTGAAAGTGAAGATGGTTATAGGAAAAGGAAACACAGGACTAGTGACGAGGAGAGGAAACGACGGCAGAGGGAGAAGGAAGATGACTTGGCCGATAGgcttaaagaagaagaagagattgcTGAGGCTAAGAGAAGAGAAGATGAGGAACAGCAGAAAAAAGAGCAGGAGGAGGCATTGAAAATCCTTTCCGGTCATCTGGCTAATGGACGCGAGAAAGCTGTTTCCTATGAGGAGAGCAACCTTGAAAGCCAAGATAAGAATATTGAGACAGCTCATGATAATTTAAGTCAGG GTGAAGGAGTTGTGCAAAATGGGACTGATGAAGAATCCGTATTGGCAGCTACTGCTTCATCAGATATGAAGCATAATAGCAATGCCCCAGCGAAAAGATTGGGATTTGGCCTCCTAGGGTCGGGGAAAAGAGCTGCTGTCCCTTCTGTTTTCAACGCAGATGAGGATGAGGatactcaaaaagaaaagaagatgagGCCATTGGTTCCAATTGACTACTCCATTGATGAGCGACATATGGTCCAACCTTCTATCTCTGAATCACCACCGGCTGTGGGTGCAGATCTTGCTAAGAGATTTTCAAATGTCAATCCTAAAGAAGAGAGGCCTGATGGAGAGAAGGACAGACACAGAAGAACTCATGACAGGTCCAGCCAGAGGGATCGGGACAAGCTTGATGAAGATACTAAACGAACCAGGGATGAGAGCAGAAACCTTGATCATGATAGAGTTCGGGAACCTAGGCCTGATAAGGTTAAGACGCCTGATAATCAGAAGCTTTTAGATGCAAAACAATTGATTGACATGATTCCAAAGACCAAAGACGAGTTGTTCTCATATGAGATAAACTGGACTATTTATGACAAG